In Capsicum annuum cultivar UCD-10X-F1 chromosome 7, UCD10Xv1.1, whole genome shotgun sequence, one genomic interval encodes:
- the LOC107877934 gene encoding alpha-aminoadipic semialdehyde synthase isoform X5, giving the protein MFGNGVVGILSETTNKWERRAPLTPSHCARLLHGGRGKTGVSRIILQPSTKRIHHDALYEDVGCEISEDLSGCGLILGIKQPKLEMILPDRAYAFFSHTHKAQKENMPLLDKILAERASLFDYELIVEDTGKRLLAFGSFAGRAGMIDFLRGLGLWYLNHGYSTPFLSLGSSYMYSSLAAAKAAVISVGEEIATMGLPMGICPLVFVFSGCGNVSHGAQEIFKLLPHSFVDPTKLPKLHEMARDLTQSKHPSKRIFQVYGCVTTSQDMVEHSNPSKPFNKADYYAHPEQYKPAFHEKIAPYASVIVNCMYWERRFPRLLTTKQIQDLMGNGCPLVGICDITCDVGGSIEFINQTTSIDSPFFRYEPSNDSYHYDLEGEGVVCSAVDILPTEFAKEASQHFGDILSHFTGSLASFRNLEELPSHLKRACIAHYGGLTQLYEYIPRMRKSDLHDPSIVLSNSSANGRKYTVLVSLSGHLFDKFLINEALDIIEAAGGSFHLVKCQVGQITSALSYSELEVGAEDKAVLDKIVDSLTSLANSSNSLGSQDKENNISLKVGVFQETIMDEKCDAKVLILGAGRVCRPAAKLLGSIGSMPPNKWLKSSITADFEEQNCVQVIVGSLYLKDAEKVDVVISLLPPSCHGIIAKTCIELKKHLVTASYVDDSLLKLDQDAKSAGISILGEMGLDPGIDHMMAMKMINQAHAAKGKIRSFLSYCGGLPSPAAANNPLAYKFSWSPAGAIRAGWNSAAYRYQGEIIHIEGQRLYDSAAKLRLPDFPAFALECLPNRNSLVYGDLYGIGEEASTIFRGTLRYEGFSQIMGTLFKIGFFCTESNLILKDGIRPTHTAFLLGLLGINGKILPDTVIDERYITDRILALGLCKDKETAVKTAKTIIFLGFQEPTEISSSCKSPFEVTSLRMEERLAYSKTEQDIVLLHHELIVDYPDSHTETHRSTLLALGRTENEKTTMAMALTVGIPAATGALLLLANKIKANGVLRPIDPEVYEPALDILEAYGFKLLEKIE; this is encoded by the exons ATGTTTGGAAATGGAGTTGTCGGTATCCTCTCAGAGACGACCAACAAATGGGAAAGACGGGCTCCTCTGACTCCTTCACACTGTGCTCGACTGCTGCACGGTGGCAGGGGTAAGACTGGTGTGTCACGCATCATTCTGCAGCCATCTACAAAGCGCATTCATCATGACGCTCTCTATGAAGATGTTGGATGTGAGATATCGGAGGACTTATCTGGATGTGGTCTCATCTTGGGTATTAAACAGCCCAAG TTGGAGATGATTCTTCCTGATAGGGCCTATGCCTTCTTCTCCCATACTCACAAGGCACAAAAGGAAAATATGCCCTTGTTGGATAAG ATCTTAGCTGAAAGGGCATCTCTGTTCGACTATGAGCTTATAGTTGAAGACACTGGAAAGCGGTTACTTGCATTTGGAAGTTTTGCTGGTAGAGCTGGAATGATAGATTTTCTACGTGGATTAGGGCTAT GGTATCTCAATCATGGCTACTCAACACCTTTTCTCTCTCTCGGCTCATCGTACATGTACTCTTCATTGGCTGCTGCTAAAGCTGCAGTAATTTCTGTTGGTGAAGAGATAGCAACTATGGGGCTTCCAATGGGAATCTGTCCTCTTGTATTTGTTTTCTCAGGTTGTGGAAATG TGTCTCATGGTGCACAAGAAATTTTTAAGCTTCTTCCTCATTCATTTGTGGATCCTACAAAACTTCCAAAACTACATGAGATG GCCAGGGATCTTACCCAATCAAAGCACCCTTCAAAGAGAATCTTTCAAGTGTATGGTTGTGTAACTACCAGCCAAGACATGGTGGAACATTCAAATCCTTCAAAACCCTTCAATAAG GCTGATTACTATGCACATCCGGAGCAATACAAACCTGCTTTCCATGAGAAAATAGCCCCTTATGCATCTGTCATAG TAAATTGTATGTACTGGGAGAGAAGGTTTCCTAGGTTGTTGACTACTAAGCAGATTCAAGACCTTATGGGAAATGGATGCCCACTTGTTGGAATCTGTGACATAACTTGTGATGTGGGAGGCTCGATCGAGTTCATCAACCAAACCACATCAATAGACTCACCTTTTTTCAG GTATGAACCTTCCAATGATTCGTATCATTATGACCTAGAAGGTGAAGGTGTGGTGTGTTCAGCTGTTGATATTCTTCCCACTGAGTTTGCAAAAGAG GCATCCCAACATTTCGGAGATATTTTGTCCCACTTTACTGGAAGCTTAGCTTCCTTTAGAAATCTTGAGGAGTTACCTTCCCACTTAAAGAGAGCTTGCATAGCCCATTATGGAGGTCTTACTCAGTTGTATGAATACATTCCTCGAATGCGGAAATCTGATCTACA TGACCCTTCAATAGTTCTTTCTAATTCCAGTGCCAACGGGAGGAAATACACTGTATTG GTATCTCTAAGTGGTcatttgtttgataaattcctCATAAATGAGGCTTTGGATATTATTGAAGCAGCAGGTGGCTCTTTCCACTTGGTGAAGTGCCAAGTTGGTCAAATCACAAGTGCTTTGTCATACTCAGAATTGGAG GTTGGAGCTGAAGATAAAGCAGTTTTAGATAAAATAGTTGATTCTTTAACTTCCCTTGCTAATTCAAGCAACTCTTTGGGATCTCAAGACAAGGAAAACAACATATCATTGAAGGTTGGGGTATTCCAAGAAACCATCATGGATGAGAAATGTGATGCAAAGGTCTTAATTTTAGGTGCTGGTCGGGTTTGCAGACCAGCTGCAAAACTTTTAGGATCAATTGGTAGCATGCCACCTAACAAATGGCTGAAATCATCTATAACTGCTGATTTTGAAGAGCAAAATTGTGTCCAAGTGATTGTTGGTTCTTTGTACTTGAAGGATGCAGAGAAG GTTGATGTTGTCATCAGCTTACTGCCTCCTAGTTGCCATGGTATTATAGCAAAAACATGCATTGAG CTGAAGAAACATCTTGTCACAGCTAGTTATGTTGATGATTCTTTGTTAAAGCTAGACCAAGATGCAAAATCTGCTGGAATTTCTATTCTTGGTGAAATGGGCTTGGACCCAGGAATAG ATCATATGATGGCGATGAAAATGATCAACCAAGCCCATGCGGCAAAGGGAAAGATCAGGTCATTCCTTTCTTACTGTGGTGGTCTTCCCTCTCCAGCTGCTGCTAACAACCCATTAGCGTATAAGTTCAG TTGGAGTCCAGCCGGAGCTATACGAGCTGGGTGGAATTCAGCAGCCTACAGATATCAAGGGGAAATTATCCATATCGAAG GTCAGAGGCTTTATGATTCAGCTGCAAAGCTTCGTCTTCCTGATTTTCCAGCCTTTGCATTAGAGTGTCTCCCGAATCGCAACTCTTTAGTGTATGGAGACTTATATGGTATAGGAGAAGAAGCATCGACCATCTTCCGAGGAACACTGCGCTATGAAG GTTTTAGTCAAATAATGGGGACACTTTTCAAGATTGGATTCTTCTGTACAGAATCTAATCTGATTCTTAAAGATGGGATCAGACCCACGCACACAGCATTTTTGCTTGGACTTCTTGGAATCAATGGAAAGATTTTGCCTGACACAGTTATTGATGAAAGATACATCACAGATAGGATCTTAGCCCTTGGGCTTTGCAAAGATAAGGAAACTGCAGTTAAGACAGCAAAAACAATAAT ATTTTTGGGATTTCAAGAGCCTACAGAAATATCTTCATCCTGCAAATCTCCATTTGAAGTTACGAGTTTGCGCATGGAAGAGAGATTAGCATACTCCAAAACAGAGCAG GACATTGTGCTTTTACACCATGAATTGATCGTAGATTACCCAGACAGCCATACTGAAACCCATAGATCCACACTCTTGGCACTGGGGAGAACAGAGAATGAGAAAACCACAATGGCCATGGCTCTTACAGTAGGGATTCCAGCAGCCACCGGAGCTCTG CTATTACTTGCAAACAAGATTAAAGCAAATGGTGTATTAAGGCCTATTGATCCCGAAGTTTATGAGCCAG CATTGGATATTTTGGAAGCTTATGGTTTCAAGTTGCTGGAGAAGATTGAATAA
- the LOC107877934 gene encoding alpha-aminoadipic semialdehyde synthase isoform X1, whose protein sequence is MFGNGVVGILSETTNKWERRAPLTPSHCARLLHGGRGKTGVSRIILQPSTKRIHHDALYEDVGCEISEDLSGCGLILGIKQPKLEMILPDRAYAFFSHTHKAQKENMPLLDKILAERASLFDYELIVEDTGKRLLAFGSFAGRAGMIDFLRGLGLWYLNHGYSTPFLSLGSSYMYSSLAAAKAAVISVGEEIATMGLPMGICPLVFVFSGCGNVSHGAQEIFKLLPHSFVDPTKLPKLHEMARDLTQSKHPSKRIFQVYGCVTTSQDMVEHSNPSKPFNKADYYAHPEQYKPAFHEKIAPYASVIVNCMYWERRFPRLLTTKQIQDLMGNGCPLVGICDITCDVGGSIEFINQTTSIDSPFFRYEPSNDSYHYDLEGEGVVCSAVDILPTEFAKEASQHFGDILSHFTGSLASFRNLEELPSHLKRACIAHYGGLTQLYEYIPRMRKSDLHDPSIVLSNSSANGRKYTVLVSLSGHLFDKFLINEALDIIEAAGGSFHLVKCQVGQITSALSYSELEVGAEDKAVLDKIVDSLTSLANSSNSLGSQDKENNISLKVGVFQETIMDEKCDAKVLILGAGRVCRPAAKLLGSIGSMPPNKWLKSSITADFEEQNCVQVIVGSLYLKDAEKVIKGIPNAKAIQLDITNHESLSSCIAQVDVVISLLPPSCHGIIAKTCIELKKHLVTASYVDDSLLKLDQDAKSAGISILGEMGLDPGIDHMMAMKMINQAHAAKGKIRSFLSYCGGLPSPAAANNPLAYKFSWSPAGAIRAGWNSAAYRYQGEIIHIEGQRLYDSAAKLRLPDFPAFALECLPNRNSLVYGDLYGIGEEASTIFRGTLRYEGMLHHLASYQTLGFSQIMGTLFKIGFFCTESNLILKDGIRPTHTAFLLGLLGINGKILPDTVIDERYITDRILALGLCKDKETAVKTAKTIIFLGFQEPTEISSSCKSPFEVTSLRMEERLAYSKTEQDIVLLHHELIVDYPDSHTETHRSTLLALGRTENEKTTMAMALTVGIPAATGALLLLANKIKANGVLRPIDPEVYEPALDILEAYGFKLLEKIE, encoded by the exons ATGTTTGGAAATGGAGTTGTCGGTATCCTCTCAGAGACGACCAACAAATGGGAAAGACGGGCTCCTCTGACTCCTTCACACTGTGCTCGACTGCTGCACGGTGGCAGGGGTAAGACTGGTGTGTCACGCATCATTCTGCAGCCATCTACAAAGCGCATTCATCATGACGCTCTCTATGAAGATGTTGGATGTGAGATATCGGAGGACTTATCTGGATGTGGTCTCATCTTGGGTATTAAACAGCCCAAG TTGGAGATGATTCTTCCTGATAGGGCCTATGCCTTCTTCTCCCATACTCACAAGGCACAAAAGGAAAATATGCCCTTGTTGGATAAG ATCTTAGCTGAAAGGGCATCTCTGTTCGACTATGAGCTTATAGTTGAAGACACTGGAAAGCGGTTACTTGCATTTGGAAGTTTTGCTGGTAGAGCTGGAATGATAGATTTTCTACGTGGATTAGGGCTAT GGTATCTCAATCATGGCTACTCAACACCTTTTCTCTCTCTCGGCTCATCGTACATGTACTCTTCATTGGCTGCTGCTAAAGCTGCAGTAATTTCTGTTGGTGAAGAGATAGCAACTATGGGGCTTCCAATGGGAATCTGTCCTCTTGTATTTGTTTTCTCAGGTTGTGGAAATG TGTCTCATGGTGCACAAGAAATTTTTAAGCTTCTTCCTCATTCATTTGTGGATCCTACAAAACTTCCAAAACTACATGAGATG GCCAGGGATCTTACCCAATCAAAGCACCCTTCAAAGAGAATCTTTCAAGTGTATGGTTGTGTAACTACCAGCCAAGACATGGTGGAACATTCAAATCCTTCAAAACCCTTCAATAAG GCTGATTACTATGCACATCCGGAGCAATACAAACCTGCTTTCCATGAGAAAATAGCCCCTTATGCATCTGTCATAG TAAATTGTATGTACTGGGAGAGAAGGTTTCCTAGGTTGTTGACTACTAAGCAGATTCAAGACCTTATGGGAAATGGATGCCCACTTGTTGGAATCTGTGACATAACTTGTGATGTGGGAGGCTCGATCGAGTTCATCAACCAAACCACATCAATAGACTCACCTTTTTTCAG GTATGAACCTTCCAATGATTCGTATCATTATGACCTAGAAGGTGAAGGTGTGGTGTGTTCAGCTGTTGATATTCTTCCCACTGAGTTTGCAAAAGAG GCATCCCAACATTTCGGAGATATTTTGTCCCACTTTACTGGAAGCTTAGCTTCCTTTAGAAATCTTGAGGAGTTACCTTCCCACTTAAAGAGAGCTTGCATAGCCCATTATGGAGGTCTTACTCAGTTGTATGAATACATTCCTCGAATGCGGAAATCTGATCTACA TGACCCTTCAATAGTTCTTTCTAATTCCAGTGCCAACGGGAGGAAATACACTGTATTG GTATCTCTAAGTGGTcatttgtttgataaattcctCATAAATGAGGCTTTGGATATTATTGAAGCAGCAGGTGGCTCTTTCCACTTGGTGAAGTGCCAAGTTGGTCAAATCACAAGTGCTTTGTCATACTCAGAATTGGAG GTTGGAGCTGAAGATAAAGCAGTTTTAGATAAAATAGTTGATTCTTTAACTTCCCTTGCTAATTCAAGCAACTCTTTGGGATCTCAAGACAAGGAAAACAACATATCATTGAAGGTTGGGGTATTCCAAGAAACCATCATGGATGAGAAATGTGATGCAAAGGTCTTAATTTTAGGTGCTGGTCGGGTTTGCAGACCAGCTGCAAAACTTTTAGGATCAATTGGTAGCATGCCACCTAACAAATGGCTGAAATCATCTATAACTGCTGATTTTGAAGAGCAAAATTGTGTCCAAGTGATTGTTGGTTCTTTGTACTTGAAGGATGCAGAGAAG GTTATTAAAGGTATTCCAAATGCAAAAGCAATTCAGCTTGACATTACAAATCACGAGTCTCTTTCTAGTTGCATCGCACAG GTTGATGTTGTCATCAGCTTACTGCCTCCTAGTTGCCATGGTATTATAGCAAAAACATGCATTGAG CTGAAGAAACATCTTGTCACAGCTAGTTATGTTGATGATTCTTTGTTAAAGCTAGACCAAGATGCAAAATCTGCTGGAATTTCTATTCTTGGTGAAATGGGCTTGGACCCAGGAATAG ATCATATGATGGCGATGAAAATGATCAACCAAGCCCATGCGGCAAAGGGAAAGATCAGGTCATTCCTTTCTTACTGTGGTGGTCTTCCCTCTCCAGCTGCTGCTAACAACCCATTAGCGTATAAGTTCAG TTGGAGTCCAGCCGGAGCTATACGAGCTGGGTGGAATTCAGCAGCCTACAGATATCAAGGGGAAATTATCCATATCGAAG GTCAGAGGCTTTATGATTCAGCTGCAAAGCTTCGTCTTCCTGATTTTCCAGCCTTTGCATTAGAGTGTCTCCCGAATCGCAACTCTTTAGTGTATGGAGACTTATATGGTATAGGAGAAGAAGCATCGACCATCTTCCGAGGAACACTGCGCTATGAAGGCATGTTACATCACTTGGCTTCATACCAAACTCTTG GTTTTAGTCAAATAATGGGGACACTTTTCAAGATTGGATTCTTCTGTACAGAATCTAATCTGATTCTTAAAGATGGGATCAGACCCACGCACACAGCATTTTTGCTTGGACTTCTTGGAATCAATGGAAAGATTTTGCCTGACACAGTTATTGATGAAAGATACATCACAGATAGGATCTTAGCCCTTGGGCTTTGCAAAGATAAGGAAACTGCAGTTAAGACAGCAAAAACAATAAT ATTTTTGGGATTTCAAGAGCCTACAGAAATATCTTCATCCTGCAAATCTCCATTTGAAGTTACGAGTTTGCGCATGGAAGAGAGATTAGCATACTCCAAAACAGAGCAG GACATTGTGCTTTTACACCATGAATTGATCGTAGATTACCCAGACAGCCATACTGAAACCCATAGATCCACACTCTTGGCACTGGGGAGAACAGAGAATGAGAAAACCACAATGGCCATGGCTCTTACAGTAGGGATTCCAGCAGCCACCGGAGCTCTG CTATTACTTGCAAACAAGATTAAAGCAAATGGTGTATTAAGGCCTATTGATCCCGAAGTTTATGAGCCAG CATTGGATATTTTGGAAGCTTATGGTTTCAAGTTGCTGGAGAAGATTGAATAA
- the LOC107877934 gene encoding alpha-aminoadipic semialdehyde synthase isoform X3 — protein sequence MFGNGVVGILSETTNKWERRAPLTPSHCARLLHGGRGKTGVSRIILQPSTKRIHHDALYEDVGCEISEDLSGCGLILGIKQPKLEMILPDRAYAFFSHTHKAQKENMPLLDKILAERASLFDYELIVEDTGKRLLAFGSFAGRAGMIDFLRGLGLWYLNHGYSTPFLSLGSSYMYSSLAAAKAAVISVGEEIATMGLPMGICPLVFVFSGCGNVSHGAQEIFKLLPHSFVDPTKLPKLHEMARDLTQSKHPSKRIFQVYGCVTTSQDMVEHSNPSKPFNKADYYAHPEQYKPAFHEKIAPYASVIVNCMYWERRFPRLLTTKQIQDLMGNGCPLVGICDITCDVGGSIEFINQTTSIDSPFFRYEPSNDSYHYDLEGEGVVCSAVDILPTEFAKEASQHFGDILSHFTGSLASFRNLEELPSHLKRACIAHYGGLTQLYEYIPRMRKSDLHDPSIVLSNSSANGRKYTVLVSLSGHLFDKFLINEALDIIEAAGGSFHLVKCQVGQITSALSYSELEVGAEDKAVLDKIVDSLTSLANSSNSLGSQDKENNISLKVGVFQETIMDEKCDAKVLILGAGRVCRPAAKLLGSIGSMPPNKWLKSSITADFEEQNCVQVIVGSLYLKDAEKVIKGIPNAKAIQLDITNHESLSSCIAQVDVVISLLPPSCHGIIAKTCIELKKHLVTASYVDDSLLKLDQDAKSAGISILGEMGLDPGIDHMMAMKMINQAHAAKGKIRSFLSYCGGLPSPAAANNPLAYKFSWSPAGAIRAGWNSAAYRYQGEIIHIEGQRLYDSAAKLRLPDFPAFALECLPNRNSLVYGDLYGIGEEASTIFRGTLRYEGFSQIMGTLFKIGFFCTESNLILKDGIRPTHTAFLLGLLGINGKILPDTVIDERYITDRILALGLCKDKETAVKTAKTIIFLGFQEPTEISSSCKSPFEVTSLRMEERLAYSKTEQDIVLLHHELIVDYPDSHTETHRSTLLALGRTENEKTTMAMALTVGIPAATGALLLLANKIKANGVLRPIDPEVYEPALDILEAYGFKLLEKIE from the exons ATGTTTGGAAATGGAGTTGTCGGTATCCTCTCAGAGACGACCAACAAATGGGAAAGACGGGCTCCTCTGACTCCTTCACACTGTGCTCGACTGCTGCACGGTGGCAGGGGTAAGACTGGTGTGTCACGCATCATTCTGCAGCCATCTACAAAGCGCATTCATCATGACGCTCTCTATGAAGATGTTGGATGTGAGATATCGGAGGACTTATCTGGATGTGGTCTCATCTTGGGTATTAAACAGCCCAAG TTGGAGATGATTCTTCCTGATAGGGCCTATGCCTTCTTCTCCCATACTCACAAGGCACAAAAGGAAAATATGCCCTTGTTGGATAAG ATCTTAGCTGAAAGGGCATCTCTGTTCGACTATGAGCTTATAGTTGAAGACACTGGAAAGCGGTTACTTGCATTTGGAAGTTTTGCTGGTAGAGCTGGAATGATAGATTTTCTACGTGGATTAGGGCTAT GGTATCTCAATCATGGCTACTCAACACCTTTTCTCTCTCTCGGCTCATCGTACATGTACTCTTCATTGGCTGCTGCTAAAGCTGCAGTAATTTCTGTTGGTGAAGAGATAGCAACTATGGGGCTTCCAATGGGAATCTGTCCTCTTGTATTTGTTTTCTCAGGTTGTGGAAATG TGTCTCATGGTGCACAAGAAATTTTTAAGCTTCTTCCTCATTCATTTGTGGATCCTACAAAACTTCCAAAACTACATGAGATG GCCAGGGATCTTACCCAATCAAAGCACCCTTCAAAGAGAATCTTTCAAGTGTATGGTTGTGTAACTACCAGCCAAGACATGGTGGAACATTCAAATCCTTCAAAACCCTTCAATAAG GCTGATTACTATGCACATCCGGAGCAATACAAACCTGCTTTCCATGAGAAAATAGCCCCTTATGCATCTGTCATAG TAAATTGTATGTACTGGGAGAGAAGGTTTCCTAGGTTGTTGACTACTAAGCAGATTCAAGACCTTATGGGAAATGGATGCCCACTTGTTGGAATCTGTGACATAACTTGTGATGTGGGAGGCTCGATCGAGTTCATCAACCAAACCACATCAATAGACTCACCTTTTTTCAG GTATGAACCTTCCAATGATTCGTATCATTATGACCTAGAAGGTGAAGGTGTGGTGTGTTCAGCTGTTGATATTCTTCCCACTGAGTTTGCAAAAGAG GCATCCCAACATTTCGGAGATATTTTGTCCCACTTTACTGGAAGCTTAGCTTCCTTTAGAAATCTTGAGGAGTTACCTTCCCACTTAAAGAGAGCTTGCATAGCCCATTATGGAGGTCTTACTCAGTTGTATGAATACATTCCTCGAATGCGGAAATCTGATCTACA TGACCCTTCAATAGTTCTTTCTAATTCCAGTGCCAACGGGAGGAAATACACTGTATTG GTATCTCTAAGTGGTcatttgtttgataaattcctCATAAATGAGGCTTTGGATATTATTGAAGCAGCAGGTGGCTCTTTCCACTTGGTGAAGTGCCAAGTTGGTCAAATCACAAGTGCTTTGTCATACTCAGAATTGGAG GTTGGAGCTGAAGATAAAGCAGTTTTAGATAAAATAGTTGATTCTTTAACTTCCCTTGCTAATTCAAGCAACTCTTTGGGATCTCAAGACAAGGAAAACAACATATCATTGAAGGTTGGGGTATTCCAAGAAACCATCATGGATGAGAAATGTGATGCAAAGGTCTTAATTTTAGGTGCTGGTCGGGTTTGCAGACCAGCTGCAAAACTTTTAGGATCAATTGGTAGCATGCCACCTAACAAATGGCTGAAATCATCTATAACTGCTGATTTTGAAGAGCAAAATTGTGTCCAAGTGATTGTTGGTTCTTTGTACTTGAAGGATGCAGAGAAG GTTATTAAAGGTATTCCAAATGCAAAAGCAATTCAGCTTGACATTACAAATCACGAGTCTCTTTCTAGTTGCATCGCACAG GTTGATGTTGTCATCAGCTTACTGCCTCCTAGTTGCCATGGTATTATAGCAAAAACATGCATTGAG CTGAAGAAACATCTTGTCACAGCTAGTTATGTTGATGATTCTTTGTTAAAGCTAGACCAAGATGCAAAATCTGCTGGAATTTCTATTCTTGGTGAAATGGGCTTGGACCCAGGAATAG ATCATATGATGGCGATGAAAATGATCAACCAAGCCCATGCGGCAAAGGGAAAGATCAGGTCATTCCTTTCTTACTGTGGTGGTCTTCCCTCTCCAGCTGCTGCTAACAACCCATTAGCGTATAAGTTCAG TTGGAGTCCAGCCGGAGCTATACGAGCTGGGTGGAATTCAGCAGCCTACAGATATCAAGGGGAAATTATCCATATCGAAG GTCAGAGGCTTTATGATTCAGCTGCAAAGCTTCGTCTTCCTGATTTTCCAGCCTTTGCATTAGAGTGTCTCCCGAATCGCAACTCTTTAGTGTATGGAGACTTATATGGTATAGGAGAAGAAGCATCGACCATCTTCCGAGGAACACTGCGCTATGAAG GTTTTAGTCAAATAATGGGGACACTTTTCAAGATTGGATTCTTCTGTACAGAATCTAATCTGATTCTTAAAGATGGGATCAGACCCACGCACACAGCATTTTTGCTTGGACTTCTTGGAATCAATGGAAAGATTTTGCCTGACACAGTTATTGATGAAAGATACATCACAGATAGGATCTTAGCCCTTGGGCTTTGCAAAGATAAGGAAACTGCAGTTAAGACAGCAAAAACAATAAT ATTTTTGGGATTTCAAGAGCCTACAGAAATATCTTCATCCTGCAAATCTCCATTTGAAGTTACGAGTTTGCGCATGGAAGAGAGATTAGCATACTCCAAAACAGAGCAG GACATTGTGCTTTTACACCATGAATTGATCGTAGATTACCCAGACAGCCATACTGAAACCCATAGATCCACACTCTTGGCACTGGGGAGAACAGAGAATGAGAAAACCACAATGGCCATGGCTCTTACAGTAGGGATTCCAGCAGCCACCGGAGCTCTG CTATTACTTGCAAACAAGATTAAAGCAAATGGTGTATTAAGGCCTATTGATCCCGAAGTTTATGAGCCAG CATTGGATATTTTGGAAGCTTATGGTTTCAAGTTGCTGGAGAAGATTGAATAA